A single region of the Streptomyces sp. NBC_00425 genome encodes:
- a CDS encoding ABC transporter permease, translating into MGRYVIRRLLQMIPVFIGATLLIFLMVNVMGDPIAGLCGDRQCDPATAAQLKKEFGLDKPVWQQYLTYMGNVFTGDFGTAFNGQPVTELMSTAFPVTIRLTVVAILFEIVIGITLGVVTGLRRGRPVDTGVLLLTLVVISVPTFVTGLLLQLLLGVEWGWIKPSVSSDAEFGELIVPGLVLASVSLAYVTRLTRTSIAENKRSDYVRTAVAKGLPHRRVVTRHLLRNSLIPVVTFIGTDIGALMGGAIVTERIFNIHGVGFQLYQGILRQNTQTVVGFVTVLVLVFLVANLLVDLLYAVLDPRIRYA; encoded by the coding sequence GTGGGCCGGTATGTGATCCGGCGTCTGCTCCAGATGATCCCCGTGTTCATCGGGGCGACGCTGCTGATCTTCCTGATGGTGAACGTGATGGGCGACCCCATCGCGGGTCTGTGCGGTGACCGGCAGTGCGACCCGGCCACCGCCGCCCAGCTGAAGAAGGAGTTCGGGCTCGACAAGCCGGTGTGGCAGCAGTACCTGACCTACATGGGGAACGTCTTCACCGGAGACTTCGGTACGGCGTTCAACGGTCAGCCGGTCACCGAGCTGATGTCGACGGCGTTCCCGGTCACCATCAGGCTGACCGTCGTCGCGATCCTCTTCGAGATCGTCATCGGCATCACCCTGGGCGTCGTGACGGGCCTGCGCCGGGGCCGGCCCGTCGACACCGGGGTCCTGTTGCTGACCCTCGTGGTGATCTCCGTCCCCACCTTCGTCACCGGTCTGCTGCTGCAGCTGCTGCTCGGCGTGGAGTGGGGCTGGATCAAGCCGTCGGTCTCCTCGGACGCCGAGTTCGGCGAACTGATCGTGCCGGGGCTGGTGCTGGCGTCCGTGTCGCTGGCGTACGTCACCCGGCTGACCCGCACCTCGATCGCGGAGAACAAGCGGTCCGACTACGTCCGCACGGCCGTCGCCAAGGGGCTGCCGCACCGCAGGGTCGTCACCCGGCATCTGCTGCGCAACTCCCTCATCCCGGTGGTCACCTTCATCGGCACCGACATCGGGGCCCTGATGGGCGGCGCGATCGTCACCGAGCGCATCTTCAACATCCACGGCGTGGGCTTCCAGCTCTACCAGGGGATCCTCCGTCAGAACACCCAGACCGTCGTCGGTTTCGTGACCGTCCTCGTCCTGGTGTTCCTGGTGGCCAATCTGCTCGTCGACCTCCTGTACGCCGTACTCGACCCGAGGATCCGCTATGCCTGA
- a CDS encoding peptide ABC transporter substrate-binding protein yields MRGATHAKWVACAAAAALTATACGSGGSDSGGGSGDAGAVLSSSWGDPQNPLEPANTNEVQGGKVLDMIFRSLKRYNPETGAAEDMLAEKIATTDSQNFTITVKNGWTFSNGEKVTAKSFVDAWNYGASLKNNQKNAYFFEYIDGYAQTHPAEGGKQTADTLSGLKVVGDQTFTVKLTQKFSTFPDTLGYPAFAPLPQSFFSDHAGWLKKPVGNGPYTIASYTKGSQMELKKWADYPGEDKAQNGGVTLKVYTDNNTAYTDLLAGNLDLVDDVPAAQLKNVKADLGDRYLNTPAGIIQTLAFPFYDPKWNTAGSAKVRTGLSRAIDREQITETIFQKTRTPATDWTSPVLGKEGGFQDGLCGDACDYDPEAAKKLIEEGGGLPGGQVKISYNADTGSHKQWVDAVCNSINNALDNDKACVGNPVGTFADFRNQITDRKMSGPFRAGWQMDYPLIQNFLQPLYYTNASSNDGKWSNKDFDSLVNQANAETDTAKAVQTFQKAEGVVRDNMAAIPLWYQNGSAGYSERLSNVKLNPFSVPVYNEIKVS; encoded by the coding sequence ATGCGTGGAGCCACGCACGCCAAGTGGGTCGCATGCGCGGCCGCGGCAGCGCTCACGGCGACGGCCTGCGGCAGCGGGGGGAGCGACAGCGGGGGCGGCAGCGGCGACGCCGGCGCCGTCCTCAGCTCCTCCTGGGGTGACCCGCAGAACCCGCTGGAGCCCGCCAACACCAACGAGGTGCAGGGCGGCAAGGTCCTCGACATGATCTTCCGGAGCCTGAAGCGGTACAACCCGGAGACCGGCGCGGCCGAGGACATGCTGGCCGAGAAGATCGCCACCACGGACTCGCAGAACTTCACCATCACCGTCAAGAACGGCTGGACGTTCAGCAACGGCGAGAAGGTGACGGCGAAGTCGTTCGTCGACGCCTGGAACTACGGCGCGAGCCTGAAGAACAACCAGAAGAACGCGTACTTCTTCGAGTACATCGACGGCTACGCCCAGACGCACCCCGCCGAGGGCGGCAAGCAGACCGCCGACACCCTCTCGGGGCTCAAGGTCGTGGGCGACCAGACCTTCACGGTCAAGCTCACGCAGAAGTTCTCGACCTTCCCCGACACGCTGGGCTACCCCGCCTTCGCCCCGCTGCCGCAGAGCTTCTTCAGCGACCATGCCGGCTGGCTGAAGAAGCCGGTCGGCAACGGGCCCTACACGATCGCGTCCTACACCAAGGGCTCCCAGATGGAGCTGAAGAAGTGGGCCGACTACCCGGGCGAGGACAAGGCGCAGAACGGCGGGGTGACCCTCAAGGTCTACACCGACAACAACACCGCCTACACCGACCTGCTGGCCGGCAACCTCGACCTGGTCGACGACGTGCCCGCGGCCCAGCTCAAGAACGTCAAGGCCGACCTCGGCGACCGCTACCTCAACACCCCGGCCGGCATCATCCAGACCCTCGCCTTCCCGTTCTACGACCCGAAGTGGAACACCGCCGGCTCGGCCAAGGTCCGCACCGGCCTGTCCCGCGCGATCGACCGTGAGCAGATCACCGAGACGATCTTCCAGAAGACCCGCACCCCGGCCACCGACTGGACCTCCCCGGTGCTCGGCAAGGAGGGCGGCTTCCAGGACGGCCTCTGCGGGGACGCCTGCGACTACGACCCCGAGGCCGCGAAGAAGCTCATCGAGGAGGGCGGCGGACTCCCCGGCGGCCAGGTGAAGATCAGCTACAACGCGGACACCGGGTCCCACAAGCAGTGGGTCGACGCCGTCTGCAACTCGATCAACAACGCGCTCGACAACGACAAGGCCTGCGTCGGCAACCCGGTCGGCACCTTCGCCGACTTCCGCAACCAGATCACCGACCGGAAGATGAGCGGCCCGTTCCGGGCGGGGTGGCAGATGGACTACCCGCTCATCCAGAACTTCCTCCAGCCGCTCTACTACACGAACGCCTCCTCCAACGACGGCAAGTGGTCGAACAAGGACTTCGACTCGCTCGTCAACCAGGCGAACGCCGAGACCGACACCGCGAAGGCCGTGCAGACGTTCCAGAAGGCGGAGGGGGTCGTCCGCGACAACATGGCCGCCATCCCGCTCTGGTACCAGAACGGCAGCGCCGGCTACTCGGAGCGGCTCTCCAACGTCAAGCTCAACCCGTTCTCCGTCCCGGTCTACAACGAGATCAAGGTCAGCTGA
- a CDS encoding VOC family protein, whose product MLHHVELWVPDLPRASREWGWLLGGLGYELYQDWDRGRSWRLGPTYLVVEQSPAMKDDGGGHDRLRPGLNHLAFHAASPSALDALVAQAPAHGWTPLFAERYPHAGGPKHYAAYLENSDGFEVELVAQPPAAPDEHPPSLA is encoded by the coding sequence ATGCTGCACCACGTCGAGCTGTGGGTCCCGGATCTGCCCCGGGCGTCCAGGGAGTGGGGCTGGCTGCTGGGCGGCCTCGGGTACGAGCTGTACCAGGACTGGGACCGGGGCCGCAGCTGGCGGCTCGGTCCGACCTACCTCGTCGTCGAGCAGTCCCCGGCGATGAAGGACGACGGCGGCGGCCACGACCGGCTGCGCCCCGGCCTCAACCATCTCGCCTTCCACGCCGCGAGCCCGTCGGCTCTCGACGCCCTCGTGGCGCAGGCGCCCGCGCACGGCTGGACGCCCCTGTTCGCCGAGCGGTACCCGCACGCGGGCGGCCCGAAGCACTACGCGGCCTATCTGGAGAACTCCGACGGCTTCGAGGTCGAGCTGGTGGCCCAACCGCCCGCAGCCCCCGACGAGCACCCTCCGTCCCTCGCGTAA
- a CDS encoding ABC transporter ATP-binding protein, which yields MAELSKNDERQDATPNVSEVEAVDVQSETEAVAAIDAPVERGEPILQVRNLVKHFPLTQGILFKRQVGAVKAVDGVSFDLHQGETLGIVGESGCGKSTVAKLLMNLEQATAGEIFYKGQDITKLSGRALKAVRRNIQMVFQDPYTSLNPRMTVGDIIGEPYDIHPEVAPKGDRRRKVQELLDVVGLNPEYINRYPHQFSGGQRQRIGIARGLALNPEIIICDEPVSALDVSVQAQVINLMERLQEEFNLSYLFIAHDLSIVRHISDRVGVMYLGKIAEIGSDEQIYDHPTHPYTQALLSAVPVPDPAAREHRERIILAGDVPSPANPPSGCRFRTRCWKAEDKCAQEAPLLAIPERFKGSDSPAAHESACHFAEEKDVVHAA from the coding sequence ATGGCTGAGCTCAGCAAGAACGACGAGCGCCAGGACGCCACACCGAACGTCTCCGAAGTGGAGGCCGTCGACGTGCAGTCGGAGACGGAGGCCGTCGCCGCGATCGACGCCCCCGTCGAGCGCGGCGAGCCCATCCTCCAGGTGCGCAACCTGGTCAAGCACTTCCCGCTGACCCAGGGCATCCTGTTCAAGCGCCAGGTCGGCGCGGTCAAGGCCGTCGACGGCGTCTCGTTCGACCTGCACCAGGGCGAGACCCTGGGCATCGTCGGCGAGTCGGGCTGCGGCAAGTCGACCGTCGCCAAGCTCCTGATGAACCTGGAGCAGGCCACCGCCGGCGAGATCTTCTACAAGGGCCAGGACATCACCAAGCTGTCCGGGCGCGCTCTGAAGGCCGTCCGGCGCAACATCCAGATGGTGTTCCAGGACCCGTACACCTCCCTCAACCCCCGGATGACGGTGGGCGACATCATCGGGGAGCCGTACGACATCCACCCCGAGGTGGCCCCCAAGGGCGACCGGCGGCGCAAGGTCCAGGAGCTCCTGGACGTCGTCGGCCTCAACCCGGAGTACATCAACCGGTACCCGCACCAGTTCTCCGGCGGCCAGCGCCAGCGCATCGGCATCGCGCGCGGCCTCGCGCTCAACCCGGAGATCATCATCTGCGACGAGCCGGTCTCGGCTCTGGACGTGTCGGTCCAGGCGCAGGTCATCAACCTGATGGAGCGACTGCAGGAGGAGTTCAACCTCTCCTACCTCTTCATCGCGCACGACCTGTCGATCGTCCGGCACATCTCGGACCGCGTCGGCGTGATGTATCTCGGCAAGATCGCCGAGATCGGCTCCGACGAGCAGATCTACGATCACCCGACGCACCCCTACACGCAGGCGCTGCTGTCGGCCGTGCCGGTGCCGGACCCGGCGGCCCGCGAGCACCGCGAGCGGATCATCCTGGCCGGTGACGTCCCCTCCCCGGCCAACCCGCCCTCGGGCTGCCGCTTCCGCACCCGCTGCTGGAAGGCCGAGGACAAGTGCGCGCAGGAGGCCCCGCTGCTCGCGATCCCGGAGCGGTTCAAGGGCTCCGACTCGCCGGCCGCCCATGAGTCGGCCTGTCACTTCGCCGAGGAGAAGGACGTCGTCCACGCGGCCTGA
- a CDS encoding ABC transporter ATP-binding protein, with product MTSLEQAPSNAGPDGSAPLLEVRDLHVEFKIRDSVTKAVNGVNYSVNAGETLAVLGESGSGKSVTAQAIMGILDSPPGRISKGEIFFQGQDILSLPESERRKLRGAKMAMIFQDALSSLNPVLSVGFQLGEMFRAHQGLSRKDAKAKAIDLMDRVRIPAARQRVGDYPHQFSGGMRQRIMIAMALAMEPDLIIADEPTTALDVTVQAQVMDLLAELQREYQMGLILITHDLGVVADVADKIAVMYAGRIVETAPVHELYKRPAHPYTRGLLDSIPRLDQKGQELYAIKGLPPNLLNIPAGCAFNPRCPKAQDICRTEVPALLPVTEQDGTELVGRGSACHFWKETIHG from the coding sequence ATGACCAGCCTGGAGCAGGCTCCCTCGAACGCCGGGCCGGACGGGTCCGCACCCCTTCTCGAAGTCCGCGACCTGCACGTGGAGTTCAAGATCCGTGACTCCGTGACCAAGGCGGTCAACGGTGTCAACTACAGCGTCAACGCGGGCGAGACGCTCGCCGTGCTGGGCGAGTCGGGCTCCGGCAAGTCCGTCACGGCGCAGGCCATCATGGGCATCCTGGACAGCCCTCCCGGGCGGATCAGCAAGGGCGAGATCTTCTTCCAGGGCCAGGACATCCTGAGCCTGCCGGAGAGCGAGCGGCGCAAGCTGCGCGGCGCCAAGATGGCGATGATCTTCCAGGACGCGCTGTCGTCCCTCAACCCCGTGCTCTCCGTCGGCTTCCAGCTGGGCGAGATGTTCCGGGCCCACCAGGGGCTGTCCCGCAAGGACGCCAAGGCCAAGGCCATCGACCTGATGGACCGGGTGCGCATACCCGCCGCGCGTCAGCGCGTCGGCGACTACCCGCACCAGTTCTCCGGCGGTATGCGCCAGCGCATCATGATCGCCATGGCGCTGGCGATGGAACCGGACCTGATCATCGCCGACGAGCCGACCACCGCGCTCGACGTGACGGTGCAGGCCCAGGTCATGGACCTGCTCGCGGAGTTGCAGCGCGAGTACCAGATGGGTCTGATCCTCATCACCCACGACCTCGGCGTGGTCGCTGACGTGGCCGACAAGATCGCGGTCATGTACGCCGGCCGCATCGTCGAGACCGCGCCGGTGCACGAGCTGTACAAGCGGCCCGCGCACCCGTACACCCGCGGCCTGCTGGACTCGATCCCGCGCCTGGACCAGAAGGGCCAGGAGCTGTACGCGATCAAGGGTCTGCCGCCCAACCTGCTGAACATCCCCGCCGGTTGCGCCTTCAACCCGCGCTGCCCCAAAGCACAGGACATCTGCCGTACGGAGGTCCCGGCGTTGCTTCCGGTGACCGAGCAGGACGGCACCGAGCTGGTCGGCCGAGGTTCGGCATGCCACTTCTGGAAGGAGACGATCCATGGCTGA
- a CDS encoding ABC transporter permease, which yields MTELATGAGEPKTADPVSASKDAEPSVVRVSQWSDIRHRFVQNKLAVLGLAIIVVLILAAIFAPLLAPHDPLEQDLNATLQSPGAGHWLGTDSLGRDQLSRLIYGSRIAMIVGLASILVAMTLGILFGALAGYYGRWLDTVIMRVADIFFAFPLLIGAIVIILLMGRGVMPVVLSLGIFSWATFARLLRSQILSVREMDYVHAAKALGASQSRIIRKHILPNSLTSVLVYGTSNVGIAIVAEASLSYLGVGVDPEVAEWGNMIAAGRGFMGVKDYMWTYPSIAIVITALGFILLGNGLRDALDPKLR from the coding sequence ATGACCGAACTCGCCACAGGCGCGGGCGAGCCGAAGACGGCCGACCCCGTCTCGGCCTCCAAGGACGCCGAACCCAGCGTCGTCAGGGTCAGCCAGTGGTCCGACATCCGGCACCGCTTCGTGCAGAACAAGCTCGCCGTGCTCGGCCTGGCCATCATCGTCGTCCTCATCCTCGCCGCGATATTCGCGCCCCTGCTCGCGCCGCACGACCCCCTCGAGCAGGACCTGAACGCGACGCTGCAGTCCCCGGGCGCGGGACACTGGCTCGGCACCGACTCGCTCGGCCGCGACCAGCTCTCCCGCCTCATCTACGGCAGCCGCATCGCCATGATCGTCGGTCTCGCCTCGATCCTCGTCGCGATGACCCTCGGCATCCTCTTCGGCGCGCTGGCCGGTTACTACGGCCGCTGGCTGGACACCGTGATCATGCGCGTGGCGGACATCTTCTTCGCCTTCCCGCTGCTGATCGGCGCCATCGTCATCATCCTGCTCATGGGCCGTGGCGTGATGCCGGTGGTCCTGTCGCTGGGCATCTTCTCCTGGGCGACGTTCGCCCGGCTGCTGCGCAGCCAGATCCTGTCGGTGCGCGAGATGGACTACGTGCACGCGGCGAAGGCGCTGGGCGCGAGTCAGAGCCGGATCATCCGCAAGCACATCCTGCCCAACTCGCTGACCTCCGTCCTGGTGTACGGCACCAGCAACGTCGGCATCGCGATCGTGGCCGAGGCGTCGCTGTCCTACCTGGGCGTCGGTGTCGACCCCGAGGTCGCGGAGTGGGGCAACATGATCGCCGCCGGTCGCGGGTTCATGGGAGTCAAGGACTACATGTGGACCTACCCCAGCATCGCGATCGTCATCACCGCGCTGGGCTTCATCCTGCTGGGCAACGGTCTTCGCGACGCGCTCGACCCGAAGCTCCGGTGA
- a CDS encoding ABC transporter permease has protein sequence MGRYVVRRLGQLVVVVLGATMILFACLFVLPGDPVGQIAGSDKARDPAVIAQLHKQYGLDDPLIVQYGNYVGKLVQGDLGEDYTQSRPVSEILGPKLANTAKLATAAIVLDIIIGISVGVLAAMRRYSIWDVSATFVTTLAIGVPSIVLGMIMQRVFVIELGWFPLIADDSFNSIVLPAVTLAIIDAALVAQLARSTMLEVLGADYVKTAVAKGLPRRTVLSRHILRNSVIPVITYLGISFGGLLGGAIITETIFNWNGIGLALIQAIQQNNNPVIVGVVTISVAVFVVLNLVVDLLYAALDPRIRLA, from the coding sequence ATGGGAAGGTATGTGGTCCGCAGGCTGGGCCAGTTGGTCGTCGTCGTGCTCGGAGCGACGATGATCCTGTTCGCCTGCCTGTTCGTGCTCCCGGGTGACCCCGTCGGGCAGATCGCGGGCAGCGACAAGGCACGCGACCCCGCGGTGATCGCGCAGTTGCACAAGCAGTACGGACTCGACGACCCGCTGATCGTGCAGTACGGCAACTACGTGGGCAAACTCGTCCAGGGAGACCTCGGCGAGGACTACACGCAGAGCCGGCCGGTCTCCGAGATCCTCGGCCCGAAGCTGGCCAACACGGCCAAGCTGGCCACCGCCGCGATCGTGCTCGACATCATCATCGGCATCTCCGTCGGTGTGCTGGCGGCGATGCGCAGGTACTCGATCTGGGACGTGTCGGCGACCTTCGTCACCACGCTGGCGATCGGCGTCCCCTCCATCGTGCTCGGCATGATCATGCAGCGCGTCTTCGTCATCGAGCTGGGCTGGTTCCCGCTGATCGCCGACGACAGCTTCAACTCGATCGTCCTGCCGGCCGTGACGCTGGCGATCATCGACGCGGCGCTCGTCGCCCAGCTGGCCCGCAGCACGATGCTCGAAGTCCTGGGGGCCGACTACGTCAAGACGGCCGTCGCCAAGGGACTTCCCCGGCGCACGGTGCTCTCGCGGCACATCCTGCGCAACTCGGTCATCCCCGTGATCACCTATCTGGGCATCTCCTTCGGTGGTCTCCTCGGCGGAGCGATCATCACCGAGACGATCTTCAACTGGAACGGCATCGGTCTCGCGCTGATCCAGGCGATCCAGCAGAACAACAACCCCGTCATCGTGGGCGTGGTGACCATCAGCGTGGCGGTCTTCGTCGTGCTGAACCTGGTCGTCGACCTGCTGTACGCCGCTCTGGACCCGCGTATCCGACTGGCCTGA